In one window of uncultured Sphaerochaeta sp. DNA:
- a CDS encoding 4-oxalomesaconate tautomerase: MQKAIPYMQIRGGSSKGLFFNAGDLPQNTEEKDQILIAAMCGRGPTDVRQIDGLGGADPLTSKVGIVSLSKRDDADLEYEFVQIVLGEGKADRTQNCGNILSGVVPFALETGMLPSQDPITEYRVFMANSESLCKVRVSTPNGKITYAGDASIDGVPGTSAPISCLYEGITGATCGALLPTGNKIDIIDDIPVTCLDNGMPVVLIRAEDLGKSGYESPDELSDDLELKQRLESIRLKAGHMMNLGDVREKVVPKMTLIAPPRAEGIVSTRSFIPHRVHAAVGVLAAVTVATGCLVPGTVAQKVAVLPEHYTGDSYLVEHPSGSIGVSLELEAGTDIPIVKSAGVIRTARALSRGELLLPEEDNV, translated from the coding sequence ATGCAGAAAGCAATTCCCTATATGCAAATCCGGGGAGGGAGTTCCAAGGGGCTCTTCTTCAACGCCGGCGATCTTCCGCAGAATACGGAAGAGAAAGACCAGATCCTCATCGCCGCCATGTGCGGGAGAGGTCCAACAGATGTGAGACAAATCGACGGTTTGGGTGGAGCAGACCCGCTCACAAGCAAGGTTGGGATCGTATCCCTCTCAAAGCGGGATGATGCAGACCTTGAGTATGAATTTGTCCAGATTGTTCTCGGTGAAGGGAAAGCTGACAGAACCCAGAATTGTGGCAACATTCTCTCCGGCGTTGTTCCCTTTGCACTGGAAACAGGCATGCTCCCTTCCCAGGATCCAATCACCGAATACCGGGTTTTCATGGCGAACAGCGAATCGCTTTGCAAAGTAAGAGTCTCAACACCGAATGGGAAGATTACCTATGCAGGGGATGCTTCAATTGATGGCGTTCCAGGGACTTCAGCCCCGATCAGTTGCTTGTATGAAGGCATAACAGGAGCAACCTGTGGAGCATTGCTGCCTACAGGGAACAAGATCGATATCATTGATGATATCCCTGTTACCTGTCTCGATAACGGGATGCCGGTTGTCCTTATTCGAGCAGAAGATCTTGGGAAAAGCGGCTATGAGTCTCCCGATGAACTTTCTGATGACCTTGAACTCAAGCAGCGCCTTGAGAGCATCAGGCTGAAAGCAGGGCATATGATGAACCTAGGGGATGTACGTGAGAAAGTCGTTCCCAAGATGACACTCATAGCCCCCCCGCGAGCTGAAGGAATTGTTTCCACAAGAAGTTTCATTCCCCATCGGGTACATGCAGCGGTTGGGGTTCTTGCAGCGGTCACTGTAGCAACAGGTTGTCTAGTACCAGGAACCGTTGCACAGAAGGTCGCAGTACTACCAGAACATTACACAGGTGATTCATACCTTGTAGAGCACCCTTCGGGGAGCATCGGGGTAAGCCTTGAACTTGAGGCAGGGACAGATATCCCCATCGTCAAGAGTGCGGGAGTTATTCGCACAGCCCGTGCACTCAGCCGTGGCGAACTATTACTACCAGAAGAGGATAATGTATGA
- a CDS encoding GntR family transcriptional regulator, translating to MKGNGPSAAVYESLKKKIEAGSLSPSENLREVELANQYKVSRNTIKKALLMLERDTLVTIEQNKGAKVRSYSLDEVLDFLELRSVLEGFIIRLACAVLSETDIENMKRILDTMRVLKERQELVSYSQHNQKFHQVIYDACPNKTATNLLMNLKNQMKKYNTKTILIPKRSDQSFGEHEAIFEAVKNGDPQGAESLMITHIMNVRKVFQENYQLLL from the coding sequence ATGAAAGGTAATGGTCCCTCAGCAGCAGTATATGAAAGTCTTAAGAAAAAGATTGAGGCAGGCTCATTGTCTCCCAGTGAAAATCTCCGGGAAGTGGAACTGGCAAATCAGTACAAGGTAAGTCGAAATACCATCAAGAAAGCACTCTTGATGTTGGAACGGGATACCCTGGTTACCATTGAGCAGAATAAGGGAGCGAAAGTTCGCTCCTACTCGCTTGACGAGGTACTGGACTTCCTGGAACTAAGGAGTGTGCTTGAAGGGTTTATCATCCGGCTTGCCTGTGCTGTGTTGAGTGAGACTGATATTGAGAATATGAAACGTATTCTGGATACGATGAGGGTACTGAAGGAAAGGCAGGAGCTGGTTTCCTACTCTCAACACAACCAGAAGTTCCATCAGGTAATCTATGATGCCTGTCCGAACAAGACTGCAACCAACCTGCTCATGAATCTCAAGAATCAGATGAAGAAGTACAATACCAAGACTATCCTGATTCCCAAGCGATCTGATCAATCCTTCGGTGAGCATGAGGCAATCTTTGAAGCAGTGAAAAATGGCGACCCTCAGGGAGCTGAATCACTCATGATCACGCATATCATGAATGTTCGAAAGGTGTTTCAGGAAAACTATCAGCTCCTGTTATAG
- a CDS encoding PIG-L deacetylase family protein produces the protein MSNNKSALVMSAHAADFVWRAGGAIALHQKAGYDVTVVCLSYGERGESAKYWKKGDVTIDQVKSERRKESEAAAKALNVHDIQFFDLGDYPLEMDREAKYRLVDVIRKVQPDFMMSHSFYDPYNTDHAYVTKALLECRMIAQAWGHNPGEKILGAPQVYLFEPHQTEQMQWKPDVFLDITEVWDQKRAAIECMQGQEHLWTYYTNLAQNRANHFRRNSGGQAGGKDAKYAEGFQSVFPRTVSSL, from the coding sequence ATGAGTAATAATAAAAGCGCTCTAGTCATGAGTGCACATGCAGCAGATTTTGTTTGGAGAGCTGGTGGAGCGATTGCTCTGCACCAGAAGGCAGGCTATGATGTCACTGTTGTCTGTCTCAGTTATGGAGAACGAGGTGAAAGTGCCAAATATTGGAAGAAGGGAGATGTGACAATCGATCAGGTGAAAAGTGAGAGAAGGAAAGAGTCGGAGGCGGCAGCAAAGGCGCTGAATGTCCACGATATCCAATTCTTCGACCTTGGTGACTATCCCCTTGAAATGGACAGGGAAGCGAAATACCGACTTGTTGATGTCATCAGGAAGGTTCAGCCGGATTTCATGATGAGCCACTCCTTCTATGATCCGTACAACACGGACCATGCATATGTAACCAAAGCACTTCTTGAGTGCAGGATGATTGCTCAGGCTTGGGGGCATAATCCGGGAGAGAAGATCCTTGGGGCGCCTCAGGTGTATCTCTTCGAACCACACCAGACTGAGCAGATGCAGTGGAAGCCAGATGTTTTCCTTGATATCACAGAAGTGTGGGATCAGAAGCGAGCAGCAATTGAGTGTATGCAGGGGCAGGAGCATCTTTGGACCTACTACACCAATCTGGCACAAAATAGGGCAAACCATTTCAGGCGGAATTCCGGGGGACAGGCTGGCGGAAAAGACGCCAAATATGCAGAGGGGTTCCAATCGGTATTCCCCCGAACAGTGTCCTCTTTGTAG
- a CDS encoding amidohydrolase family protein, producing the protein MVSPGYIPFHPNPSKPEFMLPKGSVDSHCHVFGPGDVFPYAATSSYVPVDAPKELLFDRHKHLGIDRAVIVQASCHGTDNRAMIDALKTAGDTYRGIAIVNSEITEAELKAMDDVGVRGVRFNFVKRLKARQPIETRMNILEKIKQLPWHLVVYFEPADLAEIKDFLMEVPVPVVIDHMGCIPSDKGVSSKEFEELAELLRDDRFWIKVSCPERFSKQGAPYLDMDEVASELIRMIPDRVLWGTDWPHPNMKREAPDDGILVDRIARICPDEQQQKALLIENPTRLYWG; encoded by the coding sequence ATGGTCTCACCAGGATATATTCCGTTTCACCCGAATCCAAGCAAGCCAGAATTTATGTTACCGAAAGGTTCCGTTGATTCTCATTGCCATGTCTTTGGCCCAGGAGATGTTTTCCCCTATGCTGCTACGAGCAGCTATGTACCGGTAGATGCTCCCAAGGAGTTGCTCTTCGATCGACATAAGCATCTCGGAATCGATCGTGCTGTCATTGTACAAGCCAGCTGCCATGGGACTGATAACCGGGCTATGATCGATGCACTGAAAACAGCTGGTGATACGTATCGGGGGATTGCAATCGTCAATTCCGAGATAACCGAGGCCGAGCTTAAGGCAATGGATGATGTGGGGGTAAGAGGAGTCCGTTTCAATTTTGTAAAACGGTTGAAGGCTCGTCAGCCAATTGAGACACGAATGAATATCCTTGAGAAGATCAAACAACTTCCCTGGCATCTTGTAGTGTACTTTGAACCGGCAGATCTTGCAGAAATCAAGGATTTCCTTATGGAGGTACCTGTACCTGTGGTCATAGACCATATGGGATGCATTCCTTCTGACAAGGGAGTATCGAGCAAAGAGTTCGAGGAGCTCGCAGAGTTGCTACGGGATGACCGGTTTTGGATAAAAGTCAGTTGTCCTGAGCGATTCAGCAAACAAGGAGCTCCATATCTTGATATGGATGAAGTAGCCTCAGAGCTGATCAGGATGATTCCCGATAGAGTCCTCTGGGGCACAGACTGGCCACATCCAAATATGAAGAGGGAAGCACCGGATGATGGGATACTGGTGGACAGGATTGCAAGGATTTGTCCTGATGAACAGCAGCAAAAGGCACTGTTGATCGAGAACCCAACCCGCTTGTATTGGGGTTGA
- a CDS encoding TRAP transporter fused permease subunit — protein MTRFRETVAKVSWLLTLVFITFVQPLYLLPIEQQLPITLMLVMIGLFYHRPFIKVKEEKGKQGSIPMLILDSLFVVAAIVVGLYITLNYHAIIYRQGAFTAMDAVISVVAVVLVFDAVRRAVGWPLTIVCLVALAYALLGRLMPGALFHRGYSVNRISLQLALSYSGIYGIPLQIMVRYVILFIVFGALLQVSGAADFLVRFSTSFAGRYTGGLGKVAVVASGLVGSISGSAAGNVATTGSVTIPAMKGSGYEPHFAASVEAVASTGGQIMPPIMGAAAFLMADYLGIPYIQVVKAAVIPALLYFFSAGAAIDIYARSKGIVGLPKDKIPPFWNVIKTGWIFLALILLVYGMLIAGASPTLAAFAGTMAAALLIVVRRVGFKALIDALYDGAQSAAKLCAVTAGAGIVVGIIQLTGLGAQLASFMVEVSQGHVFVLLILVMVASIIMGMGMPTTVVYVLLAALVAPALVALGIDVVGAHFFFFYFGVLAAITPPVALASYAAASIAKSDFDKTGWTAFKMALPAFIVPFFFVMNPALLMNGSVLEIIYAAFTSAIGVWMISVATMNYFRGKLPLWARAVIILGAISLIGHSLVTDIAGYLVLAALIFFGMRRKQVPPKQSEPLKA, from the coding sequence ATGACAAGATTTCGTGAAACAGTAGCAAAGGTATCATGGTTGCTGACCTTGGTGTTCATCACTTTTGTTCAGCCACTGTATCTCCTTCCGATAGAGCAACAGCTTCCCATTACCCTGATGCTCGTCATGATTGGCCTCTTCTATCATAGGCCGTTCATAAAGGTGAAGGAGGAGAAGGGAAAGCAAGGTTCTATCCCAATGCTGATCCTCGACTCATTATTCGTCGTTGCAGCGATTGTGGTAGGTCTCTACATCACGCTCAACTACCACGCCATCATCTATCGTCAGGGAGCATTCACTGCGATGGATGCAGTAATCTCTGTGGTTGCAGTGGTACTGGTATTTGATGCAGTGAGAAGAGCTGTAGGTTGGCCGCTGACCATTGTGTGTCTTGTTGCGCTTGCTTATGCACTTCTTGGAAGGTTGATGCCGGGAGCTCTGTTTCATCGGGGTTATTCAGTAAACAGAATTTCCCTCCAGCTCGCCCTGAGTTATTCCGGAATCTACGGAATACCCCTGCAGATCATGGTTCGTTACGTGATTCTCTTCATCGTCTTCGGAGCATTGTTGCAGGTAAGTGGGGCAGCTGATTTCTTGGTCAGATTTTCTACATCCTTCGCTGGTAGGTATACAGGAGGACTGGGAAAGGTCGCTGTTGTTGCAAGTGGACTGGTCGGTAGTATCTCTGGAAGTGCTGCTGGCAATGTTGCTACAACGGGAAGCGTTACCATTCCTGCCATGAAAGGGTCTGGCTATGAACCTCATTTTGCCGCTTCGGTTGAGGCAGTCGCCTCTACCGGGGGGCAGATCATGCCACCAATCATGGGAGCGGCAGCATTCCTCATGGCAGACTATCTGGGTATTCCCTATATTCAGGTCGTGAAAGCTGCGGTGATTCCTGCACTCCTGTATTTCTTCAGCGCAGGGGCAGCGATTGATATCTATGCAAGATCCAAAGGAATTGTGGGCCTGCCTAAGGACAAGATTCCTCCCTTCTGGAATGTGATCAAAACCGGCTGGATATTCCTTGCACTGATTTTACTGGTCTATGGAATGCTGATTGCAGGAGCCTCTCCGACCTTGGCAGCTTTTGCTGGTACCATGGCGGCAGCTTTGTTGATCGTAGTGAGACGAGTAGGGTTTAAGGCTCTTATCGATGCACTGTATGATGGTGCACAGTCCGCAGCCAAGCTATGTGCTGTGACCGCAGGAGCAGGTATTGTGGTGGGAATCATCCAGTTGACTGGACTGGGAGCCCAGCTCGCCAGCTTCATGGTTGAAGTGTCGCAAGGGCATGTATTTGTTCTGCTTATCCTGGTTATGGTTGCATCAATCATCATGGGCATGGGGATGCCCACCACCGTAGTGTATGTCTTGCTCGCAGCCTTGGTCGCTCCGGCATTGGTTGCACTTGGTATTGATGTGGTTGGAGCACACTTTTTCTTCTTCTATTTTGGTGTTCTGGCGGCTATCACACCACCGGTTGCACTCGCTTCCTATGCAGCTGCCTCAATCGCAAAGAGTGATTTTGACAAGACGGGTTGGACAGCGTTCAAAATGGCCCTTCCGGCCTTCATTGTTCCCTTCTTCTTTGTCATGAACCCGGCTCTCTTGATGAATGGCTCGGTGCTGGAAATCATTTATGCTGCCTTTACCTCGGCCATAGGGGTATGGATGATCTCAGTCGCAACCATGAACTATTTCAGAGGAAAACTTCCACTTTGGGCAAGAGCTGTGATCATTCTTGGAGCGATATCGCTCATTGGCCATAGTTTGGTTACCGATATCGCAGGGTACTTGGTGCTTGCAGCTTTGATCTTCTTTGGAATGAGGAGAAAGCAAGTACCCCCAAAGCAGTCTGAGCCTTTGAAAGCGTAA
- a CDS encoding TAXI family TRAP transporter solute-binding subunit has protein sequence MNLMKKCLMISLISIMALSFVFAQGENEESGAARPAFISIGTASAAGAYYPIGVALADVWNKTLPGTRFSSQETGGSVANLNMIASGELEMGMSNENVAYTAGLGQDPFKNPIDLKGGWILNNSNAIIVAMGDSGITSVSQLKGKKVSLGAPGSSANVFGELILASEGLEKGDYEQVFMGWQESADAMNDGFIDAALMVGGQPFPAVTSLSVRSDVQVLTFNTKRFRELSSYPYATDKIPADMYDMKQDGDSVIIRSVVYISPDLSDEIVYDMVKQVFDNIPTLVSAHPSASGTRLFSEEAAKDISLEIHPGVIRYATEVGEW, from the coding sequence ATGAATCTAATGAAAAAGTGTTTGATGATTTCCTTGATTTCAATCATGGCTCTCTCTTTTGTTTTTGCACAGGGAGAGAATGAAGAAAGTGGTGCTGCAAGGCCTGCTTTTATCTCAATCGGGACGGCCTCTGCAGCAGGAGCCTATTATCCAATCGGTGTTGCCTTGGCTGATGTCTGGAACAAGACGCTACCGGGTACTCGCTTCAGTTCCCAGGAAACTGGCGGAAGTGTTGCAAACCTCAATATGATCGCCAGTGGAGAATTGGAAATGGGCATGTCCAATGAGAACGTTGCCTACACTGCAGGGCTTGGTCAGGATCCCTTCAAGAATCCAATTGATTTGAAAGGTGGTTGGATATTGAATAACAGTAATGCCATCATCGTGGCAATGGGAGATTCTGGGATAACCAGTGTTTCACAGTTGAAGGGAAAGAAAGTGTCATTAGGTGCTCCTGGATCCTCAGCCAATGTCTTTGGTGAACTCATTCTTGCTTCCGAGGGACTGGAGAAGGGTGACTATGAGCAAGTGTTCATGGGCTGGCAGGAATCAGCAGACGCAATGAATGATGGGTTTATCGATGCTGCACTGATGGTTGGTGGTCAACCCTTCCCCGCCGTTACCTCTCTTTCGGTCAGGTCAGATGTACAGGTACTTACCTTCAATACCAAGCGTTTTCGTGAGTTGAGTAGTTATCCATATGCTACCGATAAGATTCCTGCAGATATGTATGACATGAAACAGGATGGTGATTCAGTAATCATTCGTTCTGTCGTATACATCAGTCCAGATCTCTCTGATGAGATTGTATATGACATGGTTAAGCAGGTATTTGATAATATCCCAACTCTTGTCTCTGCACACCCTTCCGCATCTGGAACCCGTCTGTTCTCTGAAGAGGCTGCAAAGGATATTAGTCTTGAAATCCATCCTGGCGTAATCCGCTATGCAACAGAAGTAGGTGAATGGTAA
- a CDS encoding phosphatase PAP2 family protein, protein MSNKRIFVVVLLLTLTYTGLYSLHFEYNEDLSLASDVTLAMTMASPGMLVFESPASDYLAIGGSYGVTMVGAYFGVRTPLKAIIDRQRPYVGEVSRPDDTSEDYDSFPSGHALMAFTSAAYTQTITSLWYPESQVMRAASVAAWSLATATAVLRVVSGNHYPTDVLAGAAIGSALGFLGPYLTNKFFPHDDSVQILAGPMVGMRLAF, encoded by the coding sequence ATGAGCAATAAACGTATTTTTGTGGTGGTTCTACTCCTTACTCTTACCTATACCGGGCTCTACTCCCTACATTTTGAATATAACGAGGATCTTTCACTGGCAAGTGATGTCACCTTGGCTATGACAATGGCCTCCCCTGGAATGCTCGTATTCGAATCCCCTGCCTCAGACTATCTGGCAATTGGTGGAAGCTATGGGGTTACCATGGTAGGGGCCTATTTCGGTGTACGTACTCCGCTTAAGGCAATCATCGATCGGCAGCGGCCCTATGTTGGGGAGGTCTCCAGGCCGGATGATACCTCTGAAGATTATGACTCCTTTCCTTCAGGCCATGCATTGATGGCCTTTACCTCTGCCGCCTATACCCAGACCATTACCAGTCTGTGGTATCCAGAATCCCAGGTGATGAGAGCTGCAAGTGTGGCAGCCTGGTCATTGGCTACTGCCACGGCAGTACTACGCGTGGTAAGTGGAAATCACTATCCAACAGATGTCCTTGCTGGTGCAGCAATCGGAAGTGCTTTGGGCTTTCTCGGCCCTTACCTTACCAACAAATTCTTCCCCCATGATGATTCTGTGCAGATTTTGGCCGGTCCGATGGTAGGGATGCGCTTAGCGTTCTAA
- a CDS encoding regulatory protein RecX translates to MQAMTYLARREHTAFELKIKLQKKSFSSRCIQNVLDILKEENLLSEVRYALQFIESRQRKNPEGRALMAQRLAAKGVDREAALGALDELYSEEQIIEYVERAYELALRKVGKDKARMVLSKKGFSSYEVRLGLERLF, encoded by the coding sequence ATGCAAGCAATGACCTATCTGGCTCGTAGGGAGCATACCGCCTTTGAGCTGAAGATCAAATTGCAGAAGAAGTCGTTCTCCTCGAGGTGTATCCAGAATGTTTTGGATATCTTGAAAGAGGAGAACCTGCTTAGTGAGGTTCGCTATGCCCTGCAATTCATCGAATCCCGTCAACGCAAGAATCCTGAGGGGAGAGCCCTGATGGCCCAGCGGCTTGCAGCCAAGGGTGTGGATCGTGAAGCTGCCCTGGGAGCTCTTGATGAGCTTTACAGTGAGGAGCAGATCATTGAGTATGTGGAAAGAGCCTATGAACTTGCTCTGCGGAAAGTGGGGAAGGATAAAGCAAGAATGGTACTCTCGAAGAAGGGTTTTTCTTCCTATGAGGTTCGTCTCGGTCTTGAGCGTCTCTTTTGA
- the rpsI gene encoding 30S ribosomal protein S9 produces MAKKEVKKVENLGHGVGRRKTAVARVYLREGEGKIVINGRDIDTYFGNPMLTYIVKQPLETTETTGKFDLLINVVGGGPSGQAGACRHGIARALCAHDNDYRPALHTAGFMTRDSRMVERKKYGQPGARRKFQFSKR; encoded by the coding sequence ATGGCAAAGAAAGAAGTAAAGAAAGTGGAAAATCTTGGTCATGGTGTTGGACGCCGTAAGACCGCCGTTGCTCGTGTCTACCTGAGGGAAGGCGAGGGCAAGATTGTCATCAATGGTAGGGACATCGATACCTACTTTGGTAACCCGATGCTCACCTATATCGTGAAGCAGCCTCTTGAAACCACTGAGACAACCGGCAAGTTTGACTTGCTCATCAACGTTGTTGGTGGTGGACCTTCCGGTCAGGCAGGCGCTTGCCGCCATGGTATCGCACGTGCTCTCTGTGCTCATGATAATGACTACAGACCTGCACTGCACACTGCTGGATTCATGACTCGTGACTCCCGTATGGTTGAACGTAAAAAGTACGGTCAGCCGGGTGCACGCCGCAAGTTCCAGTTCTCCAAGCGTTAA
- the rplM gene encoding 50S ribosomal protein L13, whose product MKTIFVKPLTIQKKWYLIDAEGKELGKVAVAAARILRGKNKPEFVPHQDMGDYVIIINAEKAALSGNKYQDKMYYRHSNYPGGLRQTSYADMVKRNPVYPMERAVRGMLPRGPLGRKLYTNMKVYAGDKHQHQAQQPIKVEI is encoded by the coding sequence ATGAAGACTATTTTTGTGAAACCGCTGACGATTCAGAAGAAATGGTATCTGATTGATGCAGAGGGAAAGGAGCTTGGCAAGGTAGCAGTTGCCGCTGCACGCATCCTCCGCGGGAAGAACAAGCCCGAATTTGTCCCACACCAGGACATGGGCGACTATGTGATTATCATCAATGCTGAGAAAGCTGCTCTTTCGGGCAACAAGTACCAGGATAAAATGTACTATCGCCACTCCAACTACCCCGGTGGGCTGAGACAGACCAGCTATGCTGATATGGTCAAGCGCAACCCGGTATATCCGATGGAGCGCGCCGTTCGTGGTATGCTTCCCCGAGGTCCCCTCGGTCGCAAGCTGTACACCAACATGAAGGTCTATGCAGGTGATAAGCACCAGCATCAGGCACAGCAGCCCATCAAGGTCGAAATTTAA
- a CDS encoding glutamate-1-semialdehyde aminotransferase, with translation MERSGKATRQDWPEGYTMPTVVRARDFYLYDRYGERYTDFFQNYGRAILGHRPERIQQAIKSTVSRGLIAEYPSVFTGRLEKLLVNLFPSFPVVRIYSDPRKVMQAVSAVSNDALFDPALSAEHASRTVSYWRPFLGFGGAESVMLLPILPFPGSFVPQVVCLKESFCTAQVPPSDVVSPLLLDLLIKTTASLIQVLKSEETVAKRMDNPLSGVFKTRGPYGLTGLSEERYAAFAREALTKHMVFPRAADVPFIIPGSYTKGDVVGLVELASRYANAVT, from the coding sequence ATGGAGAGAAGTGGGAAAGCCACTAGACAAGATTGGCCGGAAGGTTATACAATGCCTACCGTTGTCCGCGCCCGTGACTTTTATCTATATGATCGCTACGGTGAGCGGTATACCGATTTTTTTCAGAATTATGGCAGAGCCATTCTTGGCCATCGACCAGAGAGGATCCAGCAGGCTATCAAGTCTACGGTGAGTCGTGGTTTGATAGCAGAGTACCCATCGGTATTTACAGGAAGGCTCGAAAAGCTATTGGTGAACCTGTTTCCAAGCTTTCCGGTTGTCCGTATTTATTCAGACCCCCGGAAGGTCATGCAAGCAGTAAGCGCAGTTTCAAATGATGCACTATTTGATCCTGCTCTCTCTGCTGAACATGCAAGCCGTACAGTGTCCTATTGGCGACCGTTCCTGGGTTTTGGCGGGGCAGAATCCGTGATGCTCCTCCCTATCCTACCTTTCCCAGGGAGTTTCGTACCTCAGGTCGTTTGCCTCAAGGAATCCTTCTGTACAGCACAGGTCCCGCCCTCAGACGTGGTATCCCCGTTGTTGCTTGATTTGCTCATCAAGACAACCGCGAGCTTGATCCAAGTACTGAAGTCGGAGGAAACAGTTGCAAAACGCATGGACAATCCACTCAGTGGTGTGTTCAAAACACGAGGACCGTACGGATTAACCGGTCTCAGTGAAGAGCGTTATGCGGCCTTTGCCAGGGAAGCACTCACAAAACACATGGTGTTTCCCCGGGCAGCAGATGTTCCGTTCATTATCCCGGGTTCCTATACCAAGGGTGATGTGGTTGGACTGGTGGAATTGGCTAGCCGATATGCCAATGCTGTAACATAG